One Channa argus isolate prfri chromosome 15, Channa argus male v1.0, whole genome shotgun sequence DNA segment encodes these proteins:
- the LOC137099982 gene encoding E3 ubiquitin-protein ligase RBBP6-like isoform X3: protein MTHIHYKFSSKLSYDTVLFDGPHTTLRDLKRQIMGREKLRAGDCDLQITNAQSKQEYTDDEGLIPKGSSVIVRRIPVSGGKSSSCNKTNNIESSSVQFHPACGATKAMEDQSSSRSLTLFSEMANLAKADVSEEDKIKVILHQSSYEPMNYNKKFGAVLPANYTCYRCGNAGHHIRNCPTSGQDKNFEAPLRIKKSTGIPRSFMVEVDDPNTKGAMLTTCGRYAIPAIDAEAYAIGKKEKPPFIPQENPKSETKEDPVPDELLCSICHDLLSDAVVIPCCANSYCDDCIRTALLDSEEHVCPTCGQSDVSPDTLIANKFLRQAVNNFKKERGYTKSRSGDSQTSNPVMRPSTVPTPPPVTGQRPPQKPHQPTYRQQDALQHHPKAAETLPLSGGPPAATCPTSADSTPGTSHQPEYSCLDIPNKEAEEKTQDDSEVAAAAAAAAAAAAAAAAAAAAAASSVQVSDEKPTAAPSQLIPVINHAVVAEQPLTVSRNPPPTSSSLGSTARPCEPLTSWDSFCSSSGLPTRGWTESQQLTSSSSYSTATPPLFASPHFLSSHSSYPPGYQQTTPIWAVPSPQGTPIPSLCSSTPTSSIPSLIPDEWYRHQRRKKESSPHRESTYRHSSSSCNSKSSKSKSSRSYSRSSSRSRSRSRSRSQGRSRRHSPYSHHKDAHSRSHQSCSYSYGYKRSHSPKPSSSSSSRGRHCSRSTSPSDHQKKRHHSRHQNKKSSASSNTSRRRGEHSAREKEGSDVGLASYPYVQHANQTASLELERECYLQWKKQYKDWCEKYFSSYMGHFHQMPLPLLNFPPPPPPPPPSQWVDREVSQIHTCATPDPHYQPQGGHTACADRRSPSSQSSTDSRSPLSYSSSDICSTPSQSFSDSRSSPSHTTNDNRSSPSQSSSYGHSTPSEDRALSNACQQKCSDLAKRLTKGIKEVEVQERSKDGNDMILKNFETHSTLKHEHSRMKKHDEGSGEESSSPEVADSTGDGRSHRDEAAINDPLKLIQPSLKAKKSPDKHCGRDSREQRNMKGWRGGKHSDSRQDVERPCKVKARKDADTMDRDRYRNPGGREFADTTFEKKKKEKCEEQQRNKSQHKSESLNPFEIKKQKNEKQTEIKRQPQTKRDIWEEGMKVKPQKKISININLDGKRKEGKTENQDLLCSESITGKTKGEIVESAKGQEEPLNRGGTEVEVKQNKEISREREEEIKTGEAMAGEIWKKGTFRHNKAGMCGGPALAEPDIGEKTHIREEEDFDLWHCALRGMEEEEEVSGRSWENEASKGEEVTPDQSSSMTGKELLEGRIRNESRGQEMPQLARNSQKKWADGRSTCDKNREIPPEESKPKGGEELTEEGKGMIKKEEDMMRSKEQTSREEHHREDDGCEDHQERRTMVKTLKELTQDRAAEREKEHLLIQDTNSFIPVCDSNQKISNHNTIHKSHDISLSGSSVSG, encoded by the exons ATGACACATATTCATTACAAGTTCTCCTCCAAACTCAGCTACGACACGGTGCTGTTTGACGGGCCGCACACCACGCTGAGGGACCTGAAGAGGCAGATCATGGGCAGGGAGAAGCTCCGAGCCGGAGACTGCGATCTGCAGATCACAAACGCGCAGAGCAAACAAG aGTACACAGATGATGAAGGCCTCATTCCCAAAGGTTCCTCTGTCATCGTCAGAAGAATCCCTGTTAGCGGGGGAAAGTCCAGCTCATGCAACAAGACCAACaacat TGAGAGTTCATCTGTCCAGTTTCACCCTGCCTGTGGAGCGACCAAAGCA ATGGAGGACCAGAGTTCTTCCAGAAGCTTGACCTTATTCTCAGAG aTGGCTAACCTGGCTAAAGCAGATGTGTCAGAGGAAGATAAGATCAAGGTTATTCTGCATCAGTCTTCCTATGAACCCATGAA TTACAACAAGAAGTTTGGCGCCGTCCTTCCTGCGAACTACACCTGTTATCGTTGTGGAAATGCCGGGCACCACATAAGAAACTGTCCTACCAGCGGG CAGGATAAAAACTTTGAGGCCCCTCTGAGAATAAAGAAGAGCACAGGCATCCCTCGTTCCTTCATGGTTGAAGTGGATGACCCCAACACTAAAGGAGCCATGCTGACCACCTGTGGACGTTACGCCATTCCTGCCATAGATGC AGAGGCTTATGCCATTGGGAAGAAGGAGAAGCCCCCTTTTATTCCACAGGAAAATCCCAAGTCGGAAACCAAGGAGGATCCTGTACCTGATGAACTGCTCTGTTCGATCTGTCATGACCTGCTGAGTGATGCAGTAGTCATACCCTGCTGTGCAAACAGCTATTGTGATGACT GTATTCGCACCGCCTTACTGGATTCAGAGGAACACGTATGCCCCACTTGTGGCCAATCAGATGTTTCGCCTGATACCCTGATAGCCAATAAATTTCTCCGACAG GCTGTGAACAATTttaagaaagagagaggctACACCAAAAGTCGGAGTGGTGACTCCCAAACCTCAAATCCAGTCATGAGGCCGAGCACTGTCCCCACCCCACCTCCCGTTACAGGGCAGAGGCCACCTCAGAAACCTCACCAGCCAACCTACAGGCAGCAG GACGCTCTCCAGCACCACCCGAAGGCTGCAGAAACTCTGCCACTGTCTGGGGGACCTCCTGCGGCAACATGCCCCACCTCTGCTGACAGTACACCAGGCACTTCCCACCAGCCAGAGTATAGCTGCCTGGACATACCCAATAA GGAGGCTGAAGAAAAGACACAGGATGACTCAGaggtggctgctgctgctgctgctgctgctgctgctgctgctgctgctgctgctgctgctgctgctgctgcctcctccGTACAGGTTTCAGACGAAAAGCCCACTGCTGCTCCGTCACAGCTGATACCAGTG ATTAACCACGCAGTGGTGGCAGAGCAGCCCCTGACAGTCAGTAGGAATCCACCGCCGACCTCGTCCTCCTTAG GTTCAACAGCAAGACCCTGTGAGCCACTAACCTCCtgggacag cttctgctCCTCCTCAGGTCTTCCCACTAGAGGCTGGACTGAATCCCAGCagctcacctcctcctcttcatatTCAACTGCTACTCCACCTCTCTTTGCCTCCCCCCATTTTCTCTCATCTCACAGCAGTTACCCTCCTGGATACCAACAAACCACACCCATTTGGGCAGTCCCAAGCCCCCAGGGTACCCCGATCCCTtccctctgctcctccactCCCACGTCCTCCATCCCGTCCCTCATCCCCGATGAGTGGTACAGACATcagagaaggaagaaggaaag CTCACCTCACAGAGAATCAACCTACAGACACTCCTCCTCTAGCTGTAATTCAAAATCATCCAAGTCCAAGTCGTCCCGCTCCTACTCTCGCTCTTCAAGCAGATCCAGATCCCGATCACGGTCCAGATCTCAAGGCAGATCAAG GCGTCATTCCCCTTACTCCCATCACAAAGATGCCCACAGCCGTTCTCATCAATCCTGTTCCTATAGCTATGGTTACAAACGCTCACATTCCCCCAAACCATCCTCATCGTCTTCATCTCGAGGTCGTCACTGTTCCAGATCTACGTCGCCCTCAGATCATCAGAAAAAACGCCACCACAGCCGCCATCAAAATAAGAAGTCCTCTGCAAGCAGCAACACCTCCAGGAGGCGAGGAGAACACTCAGCGAGGGAAAAAGAAGGCTCAGATGTGGGTTTGGCCAGTTACCCGTATGTTCAGCATGCGAATCAAACAGCCAGTCTGGAGCTGGAGCGAGAGTGCTACCTGCAGTGGAAGAAGCAGTACAAAGACTGGTGTGAGAAATATTTCAGTAGCTATATGGGCCACTTCCACCAGATGCCTCTTCCTCTGCTCAATTTTCCtcctccgcctcctcctccaccgCCATCTCAGTGGGTGGACAGAGAAGTAAGCCAAATCCACACATGTGCCACCCCAGACCCTCACTACCAACCTCAAGGTGGACACACTGCGTGTGCGGACAGGCGCTCCCCTTCATCACAATCATCCACTGACAGCCGATCTCCTCTATCTTATTCTTCAAGCGACATCTGCTCCACACCATCTCAGTCGTTCAGTGACAGTCGCTCTTCTCCTTCTCATACCACCAATGACAATCGGTCCTCTCCCTCTCAGTCGTCCAGTTATGGTCACTCCACGCCATCTGAAGACAGGGCCCTATCAAATGCATGTCAGCAGAAGTGCAGTGACCTAGCTAAAAGGCTCACAAAAGGCATAAAGGAAGTAGAAGTGCAAGAAAGAAGTAAAGACGGCAATGATATGATTCTAAAAAATTTTGAGACCCATAGCACCTTGAAACACGAGCATAGTAGAATGAAGAAACACGACGAAGGAAGTGGAGAAGAGTCATCGTCTCCAGAAGTTGCTGACTCAACAGGTGATGGCAGGAGTCATCGGGATGAAGCAGCTATCAACGATCCCTTAAAATTAATCCAACCTTCTCTAAAAGCAAAGAAGTCTCCGGATAAACACTGTGGCAGAGACAGCAGAGAACAAAGAAATATGAAAGGATGGAGAGGAGGCAAACATTCAGACTCCAGGCAAGATGTGGAGAGACCTTGCAAAGTAAAGGCCAGGAAAGATGCAGACACAATGGATAGAGACAGATATAGAAACCCTGGAGGCAGAGAATTTGCCGACACAACatttgagaagaaaaaaaaagaaaaatgtgaggaacagcagagaaacaaaagcCAGCACAAGAGTGAATCCCTAAATCCATTTgaaataaagaagcaaaaaaatgagaaacaaacagagatTAAAAGACAGCcccagacaaagagagacatctGGGAGGAAGGGATGAAGGTGAAACCACAGAAGAAGATAAGCATCAACATCAACCTGGATgggaaaaggaaggaggggaaAACTGAAAATCAAGACTTGTTATGTTCAGAGAGTatcacaggaaaaacaaagggAGAAATTGTGGAAAGTGCTAAAGGACAAGAGGAGCCCTTAAACAGAGGAGGCACTGAAGTGGAAGTTAAACAAAATAAGGAAATCAGCAGAGAAAgggaagaagaaataaagacGGGTGAAGCCATGGCTGGAGAAATATGGAAGAAAGGCACCTTTAGACATAATAAGGCAGGAATGTGTGGGGGACCTGCATTAGCGGAACCAGACATTGGAGAGAAGACACATATCAGAGAAGAAGAGGACTTTGACTTGTGGCATTGTGCCCTCAGAggaatggaggaggaggaggaggtaagTGGGAGATCATGGGAGAATGAGGCCAGCAAAGGAGAAGAGGTGACACCAGACCAAAGTAGCAGCATGACAGGAAAAGAGCTGCTAGAAGGGAGAATAAGGAATGAAAGCCGAGGGCAGGAGATGCCGCAGTTAGCCAGAAATTCCCAGAAGAAGTGGGCAGATGGAAGAAGCACctgtgacaaaaacagagaaatccCCCCGGAGGAGTCGAAGCCAAAGGGGGGAGAGGAGCTTACAGAGGAAGGGAAGGGAATGATAAAGAAGGAAGAAGACATGATGAGGTCCAAGGAACAGACGAGCAGAGAGGAGCACCACCGTGAAGATGACGG ctgcgAGGACCATCAGGAAAGGAGAACAATGGTGAAAACTCTGAAGGAGCTTACCCAGGACAGAGCTGCAGAAAGGGAGAAGGAGCATTTACTCATCCAG GATACCAACAGTTTCATCCCTGTTTGTGACTCAAATCAAAAGATCAGCAACCATAACACAATACACAAGTCGCATGATATCTCACTTTCAGGATCTTCTGTTTCAGGATGA